A window of Glycine soja cultivar W05 unplaced genomic scaffold, ASM419377v2 tig00105718_1_pilon, whole genome shotgun sequence contains these coding sequences:
- the LOC114404690 gene encoding uncharacterized protein LOC114404690 — protein sequence MGCMLGQHDKSGKREWTIYYLSKKFMTCDMNYFLLERTCCALVWAAHHLMQYMLSYITWLVSKMDPIKYIFEKPGLTERITRWQAIKGSALADYLAQQPINDYQPMHPEFPDEDIMTLFEEEVEDEDRDKWIVWLDGVSNALGLGAVLLIPDDQCIPFTTRLGFDCTYNMAEYEACALEIQAVIDFKVTLLKLYGDSALVIHQLRGECEIRDHKLIPYQAYIKKLTKFFDDISFHHIPREENQMADALATLASMFQLTLHRDFPYIKFRCRGKPAHCCLIEEEQDGKP from the exons atggggtgtatgctggggcagcaTGACAAGTCCGGAAAAAGGGAATGGACTATCTATTACTTAAGCAAGAAGTTCATGACATGTGATATGAACTACTTTTTGCTtgaaaggacatgttgtgccTTGGTGTGGGCAGCCCATCATCTAatgcagtacatgctgagctaCATCACTTGGTTGGTGTCTAAGATGGACCCAATCAAGTACATATTTGAAAAGCCCGGTCTCACTGAACGAATCACTCGGTGGCAG gcgataaagggaagcgccttggcagattacctAGCTCAACAACCCATCAATGACTACCAACCTATGCATCCGGAGTTCCCGGACGaggacatcatgaccttgttcgaggaggaggtggaggaTGAAGATAGGGACAAATGGATAGTGTGGTTAGACGGCGTGTCCAACGCACTTGGACTTGGGGCGGTTTTGCTTATTCCTGACGATCAATGCATACCCTTCACAACTAGGTTGGGTTTTGACTGCACGTACAACATGGCCGAGTATGAGGCGTGCGCCCTCGAGATCCAAGCGGTAATCGACTTCAAAGTCACATTGCTCAAACTATATGGAGACTCGGCCTTGGTAATCCaccagttgagaggagaatgtGAGATTAGGGATCATAAATTGATACCCTACCAGGCATACATCAAGAAGCTGACAAAGTTCTTCGATGACATATCCTTCCACCACATTCCTAGAGAGGAGAATCAAATGGCCGATGCACTTGCCACTCTAGCATCCATGTTTCAGCTGACCCTACATAGGGACTTTCCATACATCAAATTCAGATGTCGCGGCAAGCCTGCACATTGCTGCTTAATAGAAGAAGAGCAAGATGGTAAACCCTAG